A genomic region of Notamacropus eugenii isolate mMacEug1 chromosome 3, mMacEug1.pri_v2, whole genome shotgun sequence contains the following coding sequences:
- the TRIM36 gene encoding E3 ubiquitin-protein ligase TRIM36 isoform X7 — MDKIDRINRAGWKRSSLTPRTTTFPCPGCEHDIDLGERGINGLFRNFTLETIVERYRQAARAATAIMCDLCKPPPQESTKSCMDCSASYCNECFKIYHPWGTVKAQHEYVGPTTNFRPKILMCPEHEMERVNMYCELCRRPVCHLCKLGGNHSNHRVTTISSAYKTLKEKLSKDIDYLIGKEGQVRSQISELNLLMKETECNGERAKEEAASHFNKLFEVLEEKKSSIIKAIDASKKLRLDKFQTQMEEYQGLLENNGLVGYAQEVLKETDQSCFVQTAKQLHLRIQKATESLKTFRPAAQTSFEDYVVDASKQEELLGELAFFSNGVDIPEINEDQSKIYNKALITWDHPEKKNKADSYILEYRKISREEEMLTWNETEVYNTSKVISDLESNSSYAFRVRGYKGSVCSPCSREVILHTPPAPVFSFLFDEKCGYNNEHLLLNLKRDRVDSRAGFSLLLAAERIQVGCYTSLDYIIGDTGITKGKHFWALRVEPYSYMVKVGVASNDKLQEWLHNPRDISSPRYEQDSGHDSGSEDTCFDSAQPFTLVTVGMKKFFVPKSPTSSSEPEDRVLPMPACIGIFLDYDKGKVAFYDADHMKCLYERQVDCSGTMYPAFALMGSGGIQLEEPIMAKYLEYQNDM, encoded by the exons GAGCATGATATTGACCTGGGAGAGCGTGGCATCAATGGTTTGTTTCGAAATTTCACTTTGGAAACGATTGTGGAAAGATATCGACAGGCAGCTAGGGCAGCTACAGCCATTATGTGTGACCTCTGCAAACCTCCACCTCAAGAATCCACTAAAAGTTGCATGGACTGCAGTGCAAGCTACTGTAATGAATGCTTCAAAATATATCATCCTTGGGGCACTGTAAAAGCTCAACATGAGTATGTAGGCCCAACCACTAATTTTAGACCCAAG ATTTTAATGTGCCCAGAACATGAAATGGAGAGAGTGAACATGTACTGTGAATTATGTAGAAGACCAGTTTGCCATCTGTGTAAGTTGGGTGGTAATCATTCAAATCATCGGGTAACCACCATTAGCAGTGCCTATAAAACCTTAAAG GAAAAGCTTTCAAAGGACATTGATTACCTTATTGGCAAGGAGGGCCAAGTTAGAAGCCAGATATCAGAATTGAACTTGCTAATGAAAGAAACAGAG TGCAATGGAGAGAGGGCTAAAGAAGAAGCAGCTTCACATTTTAATAAGCTCTTTGAAGTTCTGGAAGAGAAGAAATCTTCTATTATCAAAGCAATTGATGCTTCAAAGAAATTAAGATTAGACAAGTTCCAGACCCAAATGGAAGAATATCAGGGACTTTTGGAAAATAATGGTCTCGTAGGATATGCTCAAGAAGTGCTTAAAGAAACAGATCAGTCTTGCTTTGTTCAAACAGCAAAACAACTCCACCTCAG AATCCAAAAAGCTACTGAATCTTTGAAGACCTTCAGACCAGCAGCTCAGACGTCTTTTGAAGATTATGTTGTGGATGCATCTAAACAAGAAGAGCTTCTTGGAGAATTAGCTTTTTTCTCTAATG GTGTAGATATACCTGAAATCAATGAAGACCAGagcaaaatatataataaagcctTGATAACCTGGGATCATCCTGAAAAGAAGAATAAAGCTGATAGTTATATTCTTGAATACCGAAAGATTAGTAGAGAAGAAGAAATGTTAACCTGGAATGAGACAGAGGTCTATAATACCAGTAAAGTAATTTCTGATCTTGAAAGTAACAGTAGCTATGCCTTCAGAGTGAGAGGATATAAAGGTTCTGTCTGTAGTCCTTGCAGCAGAGAAGTGATTCTCCATACTCCTCCAGCTCCAG tCTTTAGTTTTCTCTTTGATGAAAAATGTGGATATAACAATGAACATCTATTGCTGAATCTAAAGAGAGACCGTGTGGACAGCAGAGCtggattttctcttcttcttgctGCTGAACGTATCCAAGTGGGTTGTTACACAAGCTTAGATTATATTATTGGAGACACTGGAATCACCAAAGGAAAACACTTTTGGGCCTTACGTGTGGAACCATATTCATACATGGTTAAAGTGGGAGTTGCTTCCAATGATAAACTACAAGAGTGGCTCCATAATCCTCGTGATATAAGTAGCCCAAG atATGAACAAGATAGCGGTCATGACAGTGGAAGTGAAGATACCTGCTTTGACTCAGCACAGCCCTTCACATTAGTTACTGTGGGCATGAAGAAATTTTTTGTTCCCAAGTCACCTACTTCTTCCAGTGAACCTGAAGATAGAGTTCTTCCCATGCCAGCATGTATAGGAATTTTCCTGGACTATGATAAAGGCAAAGTTGCGTTCTATGATGCAGATCACATGAAATGCCTATATGAGCGCCAAGTGGACTGCTCAGGTACTATGTATCCTGCATTTGCATTAATGGGAAGTGGAGGAATTCAGCTTGAAGAACCCATCATGGCAAAGTATCTGGAATACCAAAATGACATGTAG
- the TRIM36 gene encoding E3 ubiquitin-protein ligase TRIM36 isoform X6: MDKIDRINRAGMINYSGWKRSSLTPRTTTFPCPGCEHDIDLGERGINGLFRNFTLETIVERYRQAARAATAIMCDLCKPPPQESTKSCMDCSASYCNECFKIYHPWGTVKAQHEYVGPTTNFRPKILMCPEHEMERVNMYCELCRRPVCHLCKLGGNHSNHRVTTISSAYKTLKEKLSKDIDYLIGKEGQVRSQISELNLLMKETECNGERAKEEAASHFNKLFEVLEEKKSSIIKAIDASKKLRLDKFQTQMEEYQGLLENNGLVGYAQEVLKETDQSCFVQTAKQLHLRIQKATESLKTFRPAAQTSFEDYVVDASKQEELLGELAFFSNGVDIPEINEDQSKIYNKALITWDHPEKKNKADSYILEYRKISREEEMLTWNETEVYNTSKVISDLESNSSYAFRVRGYKGSVCSPCSREVILHTPPAPVFSFLFDEKCGYNNEHLLLNLKRDRVDSRAGFSLLLAAERIQVGCYTSLDYIIGDTGITKGKHFWALRVEPYSYMVKVGVASNDKLQEWLHNPRDISSPRYEQDSGHDSGSEDTCFDSAQPFTLVTVGMKKFFVPKSPTSSSEPEDRVLPMPACIGIFLDYDKGKVAFYDADHMKCLYERQVDCSGTMYPAFALMGSGGIQLEEPIMAKYLEYQNDM, from the exons GAGCATGATATTGACCTGGGAGAGCGTGGCATCAATGGTTTGTTTCGAAATTTCACTTTGGAAACGATTGTGGAAAGATATCGACAGGCAGCTAGGGCAGCTACAGCCATTATGTGTGACCTCTGCAAACCTCCACCTCAAGAATCCACTAAAAGTTGCATGGACTGCAGTGCAAGCTACTGTAATGAATGCTTCAAAATATATCATCCTTGGGGCACTGTAAAAGCTCAACATGAGTATGTAGGCCCAACCACTAATTTTAGACCCAAG ATTTTAATGTGCCCAGAACATGAAATGGAGAGAGTGAACATGTACTGTGAATTATGTAGAAGACCAGTTTGCCATCTGTGTAAGTTGGGTGGTAATCATTCAAATCATCGGGTAACCACCATTAGCAGTGCCTATAAAACCTTAAAG GAAAAGCTTTCAAAGGACATTGATTACCTTATTGGCAAGGAGGGCCAAGTTAGAAGCCAGATATCAGAATTGAACTTGCTAATGAAAGAAACAGAG TGCAATGGAGAGAGGGCTAAAGAAGAAGCAGCTTCACATTTTAATAAGCTCTTTGAAGTTCTGGAAGAGAAGAAATCTTCTATTATCAAAGCAATTGATGCTTCAAAGAAATTAAGATTAGACAAGTTCCAGACCCAAATGGAAGAATATCAGGGACTTTTGGAAAATAATGGTCTCGTAGGATATGCTCAAGAAGTGCTTAAAGAAACAGATCAGTCTTGCTTTGTTCAAACAGCAAAACAACTCCACCTCAG AATCCAAAAAGCTACTGAATCTTTGAAGACCTTCAGACCAGCAGCTCAGACGTCTTTTGAAGATTATGTTGTGGATGCATCTAAACAAGAAGAGCTTCTTGGAGAATTAGCTTTTTTCTCTAATG GTGTAGATATACCTGAAATCAATGAAGACCAGagcaaaatatataataaagcctTGATAACCTGGGATCATCCTGAAAAGAAGAATAAAGCTGATAGTTATATTCTTGAATACCGAAAGATTAGTAGAGAAGAAGAAATGTTAACCTGGAATGAGACAGAGGTCTATAATACCAGTAAAGTAATTTCTGATCTTGAAAGTAACAGTAGCTATGCCTTCAGAGTGAGAGGATATAAAGGTTCTGTCTGTAGTCCTTGCAGCAGAGAAGTGATTCTCCATACTCCTCCAGCTCCAG tCTTTAGTTTTCTCTTTGATGAAAAATGTGGATATAACAATGAACATCTATTGCTGAATCTAAAGAGAGACCGTGTGGACAGCAGAGCtggattttctcttcttcttgctGCTGAACGTATCCAAGTGGGTTGTTACACAAGCTTAGATTATATTATTGGAGACACTGGAATCACCAAAGGAAAACACTTTTGGGCCTTACGTGTGGAACCATATTCATACATGGTTAAAGTGGGAGTTGCTTCCAATGATAAACTACAAGAGTGGCTCCATAATCCTCGTGATATAAGTAGCCCAAG atATGAACAAGATAGCGGTCATGACAGTGGAAGTGAAGATACCTGCTTTGACTCAGCACAGCCCTTCACATTAGTTACTGTGGGCATGAAGAAATTTTTTGTTCCCAAGTCACCTACTTCTTCCAGTGAACCTGAAGATAGAGTTCTTCCCATGCCAGCATGTATAGGAATTTTCCTGGACTATGATAAAGGCAAAGTTGCGTTCTATGATGCAGATCACATGAAATGCCTATATGAGCGCCAAGTGGACTGCTCAGGTACTATGTATCCTGCATTTGCATTAATGGGAAGTGGAGGAATTCAGCTTGAAGAACCCATCATGGCAAAGTATCTGGAATACCAAAATGACATGTAG